A genomic region of Candidatus Dadabacteria bacterium contains the following coding sequences:
- a CDS encoding RNA polymerase sigma factor, whose protein sequence is MPAPPSLNEEELLQSGFRYAYALTHHHHDAEDLVQTAWLKLHQRYSEVKTKALFFTTIRNLYIDQYRRRKRVRFITLTSEHESLSASAAATGEDTKVAIDQMLSKLRDIEREALFLHIVEGYSANEIATLTGRPRGTVLSLIHRSRKKLTALNTVD, encoded by the coding sequence ATGCCAGCACCGCCATCACTCAATGAAGAAGAGCTGTTACAGAGTGGATTCCGGTATGCCTACGCACTCACTCATCACCATCACGATGCTGAGGACTTGGTGCAGACGGCTTGGCTTAAGTTACATCAGCGGTATAGCGAAGTGAAAACGAAGGCTCTTTTTTTCACAACTATCCGAAATCTGTACATCGACCAGTACCGCAGACGGAAACGCGTCCGGTTTATCACGCTCACAAGCGAACACGAGAGTCTCTCGGCTTCCGCCGCCGCCACTGGGGAAGACACTAAGGTCGCCATAGATCAGATGCTTTCCAAATTGCGGGATATCGAGCGCGAAGCCCTGTTTCTGCATATCGTGGAGGGCTACTCGGCCAATGAAATTGCCACGCTGACCGGCAGGCCTCGGGGAACTGTCCTGAGTCTCATACATAGAAGTAGGAAAAAATTGACTGCCTTAAATACGGTCGACTGA